A single genomic interval of Nocardioides palaemonis harbors:
- a CDS encoding methyl-accepting chemotaxis protein, whose amino-acid sequence MSWLRAVTPETRADEGEVYRAVVQEWLAVCQAAASGDLEARAMSVPGSEGMEDVAALRAALNLILDRTDAYVRESAASLEAASQGRFYRRFLLSGMSGSFRTGATTINRATEHMAEAQHHLDIAAGAREDLANRLEDTVMSVAEQVAAAATELSATAAGLSDSAHHAVTQADEAGTTGRRLDGAAQEIQDVVRVISQIAAQTQLLALNATIEAARAGESGRGFAVVATEVKSLADTTAKSTERIVGQVQTMQEVVSASTVAMGSVEGTVREMSPMVDAVRTAVDGEFRGGVEGFDSPVNGLAQMAELLREEVGSFLAVMRQQ is encoded by the coding sequence ATGAGCTGGCTGCGTGCAGTGACGCCGGAGACCCGCGCCGACGAGGGCGAGGTCTACCGCGCGGTGGTCCAGGAGTGGCTCGCCGTCTGCCAGGCGGCCGCCTCCGGTGACCTCGAGGCCCGCGCGATGTCCGTGCCGGGCAGCGAGGGCATGGAGGACGTGGCCGCACTCCGCGCCGCGCTCAACCTCATCCTCGACCGCACCGACGCCTACGTCCGGGAGTCCGCGGCGTCGCTCGAGGCCGCCAGCCAGGGCCGGTTCTACCGCCGCTTCCTGCTGAGCGGGATGAGCGGGTCGTTCCGTACGGGCGCGACGACGATCAACCGGGCCACCGAGCACATGGCCGAGGCGCAGCACCACCTCGACATCGCGGCCGGGGCCCGCGAGGACCTCGCGAACCGGCTCGAGGACACCGTGATGTCGGTGGCCGAGCAGGTCGCGGCCGCCGCCACCGAGCTCAGCGCCACCGCGGCGGGTCTCTCCGACTCGGCCCACCACGCGGTCACCCAGGCCGACGAGGCCGGCACGACCGGCCGCCGGCTCGACGGCGCGGCCCAGGAGATCCAGGACGTCGTCCGGGTCATCTCCCAGATCGCCGCCCAGACCCAGCTGCTCGCGCTCAACGCCACCATCGAGGCGGCCCGCGCGGGTGAGTCGGGACGCGGCTTCGCCGTCGTCGCGACCGAGGTCAAGTCGCTCGCCGACACCACGGCGAAGTCGACCGAGCGCATCGTCGGGCAGGTGCAGACCATGCAGGAGGTGGTCAGCGCCAGCACCGTCGCGATGGGCAGCGTCGAGGGCACGGTCCGCGAGATGTCGCCGATGGTCGACGCGGTCCGCACCGCCGTCGACGGCGAGTTCCGCGGGGGCGTCGAGGGCTTCGACTCCCCGGTCAACGGGCTCGCGCAGATGGCCGAGCTGCTGCGCGAGGAGGTCGGCTCCTTCCTGGCGGTGATGCGCCAGCAGTGA
- a CDS encoding HpcH/HpaI aldolase/citrate lyase family protein: protein MSDFTPLRSVLYMPSSNERALEKARTIACDALILDLEDAVAPDAKPAAREAAAAAAASGDYGRRTVTIRVNGIGTEWHDADVVAASQAGPAAIVVPKVSSAAEVHGLVDAMEKAGAPDHTMLWAMVETPVAILDALAIARSSERIGAFVLGTNDLVKELYAEHVPGRAPILPSLHTALLAGRAAGIAVLDGVYNDVKDTEGFLTECEQGRQMGFDGKTLVHPGQVEGANAAFAPSEQAVEDARGLIAAWEDGRGAGVVTHNGRMVENLHVESARRTLDIHQAIRALQS, encoded by the coding sequence ATGAGCGACTTCACGCCCCTCCGCTCCGTCCTCTACATGCCGAGCTCCAACGAGCGGGCGCTGGAGAAGGCCAGGACCATCGCCTGCGACGCGCTGATCCTCGACCTCGAGGACGCCGTCGCTCCCGACGCCAAGCCGGCCGCCCGCGAGGCGGCTGCGGCCGCCGCAGCCAGCGGGGACTACGGACGTCGCACCGTCACCATCCGGGTCAACGGCATCGGCACCGAGTGGCACGACGCCGACGTCGTGGCCGCCAGCCAGGCCGGCCCCGCGGCGATCGTGGTCCCGAAGGTCAGCAGCGCCGCGGAGGTGCACGGCCTCGTCGACGCGATGGAGAAGGCCGGCGCGCCCGACCACACGATGCTGTGGGCGATGGTGGAGACGCCGGTCGCGATCCTCGACGCGCTCGCGATCGCCCGGTCCTCCGAGCGGATCGGCGCCTTCGTGCTCGGGACCAACGACCTGGTCAAGGAGCTCTACGCCGAGCACGTCCCGGGCCGCGCACCGATCCTGCCGAGCCTGCACACCGCGCTGCTCGCGGGCCGCGCCGCGGGGATCGCGGTCCTCGACGGCGTCTACAACGACGTCAAGGACACCGAGGGCTTCCTCACCGAGTGCGAGCAGGGCCGCCAGATGGGCTTCGACGGCAAGACGCTCGTCCACCCGGGCCAGGTCGAGGGCGCCAACGCCGCCTTCGCCCCGAGCGAGCAGGCCGTCGAGGACGCCCGCGGCCTCATCGCCGCCTGGGAGGACGGACGGGGCGCCGGCGTGGTGACCCACAACGGCCGGATGGTGGAGAACCTGCACGTCGAGTCGGCGCGCCGGACCCTCGACATCCACCAGGCGATCCGCGCGCTCCAGTCCTGA
- a CDS encoding HpcH/HpaI aldolase/citrate lyase family protein — translation MTRTAKDFFAPLAVGAPTPLREIPARPSRAIHFFDPGNEKMAAKVPDMVGTVDVLLGNLEDAVKAENKEKSRQGLVDVARATEFGPTQLWTRVNSLDSPWGLDDLTTLVTEIGDKLDVIMVPKVQGAEDIHYVDRLLAQLEAKAGLDRPILVHAILETARGVANIEEICAASPRMQGLSLGPADLAADRRMKTTRVGGGHPGYLVRQDPERDDLGVPQYDGQRTTYQQDLWHYTIARMVDACAMHGIYPYYGPFGDIKDTVACEDQFRNAFLLGCVGAWSLHPAQIAIANKVFSPSVEDVAHARRVIAAMGDGTGAVMIDGKMEDDASVKQCRVMVRLADELAAIDPELKKAYDAIPEQDEVQA, via the coding sequence ATGACGCGTACCGCCAAGGACTTCTTCGCCCCGCTCGCCGTCGGGGCTCCGACGCCGCTGCGGGAGATCCCGGCCCGCCCGAGCCGCGCGATCCACTTCTTCGACCCGGGCAACGAGAAGATGGCGGCGAAGGTGCCCGACATGGTCGGCACCGTCGACGTGCTCCTCGGCAACCTCGAGGACGCGGTGAAGGCGGAGAACAAGGAGAAGTCCCGGCAGGGGCTCGTCGACGTCGCGCGGGCGACAGAGTTCGGGCCGACCCAGCTCTGGACCCGCGTCAACTCCCTCGACAGCCCGTGGGGCCTCGACGACCTGACCACCCTCGTCACCGAGATCGGCGACAAGCTCGACGTGATCATGGTGCCGAAGGTGCAGGGCGCGGAGGACATCCACTATGTCGACCGGCTGCTCGCCCAGCTCGAGGCGAAGGCGGGCCTCGATCGCCCGATCCTGGTCCACGCGATCCTCGAGACCGCGCGCGGCGTGGCCAACATCGAGGAGATCTGCGCCGCCAGCCCGCGCATGCAGGGCCTCTCCCTCGGGCCGGCCGACCTCGCCGCCGACCGGCGGATGAAGACGACCCGCGTCGGCGGCGGACACCCCGGCTACCTCGTGCGCCAGGACCCCGAGCGCGACGACCTCGGGGTGCCGCAGTACGACGGCCAGCGGACGACGTACCAGCAGGACCTGTGGCACTACACGATCGCGCGGATGGTCGACGCGTGCGCGATGCACGGGATCTACCCGTACTACGGGCCGTTCGGGGACATCAAGGACACCGTCGCCTGCGAGGACCAGTTCCGCAACGCGTTCCTGCTGGGCTGCGTCGGCGCCTGGTCGCTCCACCCGGCGCAGATCGCGATCGCGAACAAGGTCTTCTCCCCCAGCGTCGAGGACGTCGCCCACGCTCGTCGCGTCATCGCCGCGATGGGCGACGGCACCGGCGCGGTGATGATCGACGGCAAGATGGAGGACGACGCCTCGGTCAAGCAGTGCCGGGTGATGGTGCGCCTCGCCGACGAGCTCGCTGCGATCGATCCCGAGCTGAAGAAGGCCTACGACGCGATCCCCGAGCAGGACGAGGTGCAGGCATGA
- a CDS encoding DinB family protein has translation MSTQPSTDPSTDPERANLLATLADRRAFLRGSAEGLTDEQARATPTVSTLSIGGLVKHVTATERQWADFIRHGAGDEDVDYDLDWSSLDWSDPSSIPDWVLRRQDEFVLREDQTLAELLDDYAACAAETEELVRGLDDLGVSHALAPAPWNEPGASMSARQVLAHLIGETAQHAGHADIVRETIDGRKAMG, from the coding sequence ATGAGCACGCAGCCGAGCACCGACCCGAGCACCGACCCCGAGCGCGCCAACCTGCTCGCCACCCTGGCCGACCGGCGGGCGTTCCTGCGCGGCAGCGCCGAGGGCCTGACCGACGAGCAGGCTCGCGCGACCCCGACCGTCAGCACCCTGAGCATCGGCGGCCTGGTCAAGCACGTCACCGCGACCGAGCGCCAGTGGGCCGACTTCATCCGGCACGGCGCCGGCGACGAGGACGTCGACTACGACCTCGACTGGTCCTCGCTCGACTGGTCCGACCCGTCGTCCATCCCCGACTGGGTGCTGCGCCGGCAGGACGAGTTCGTGCTGCGCGAGGACCAGACCCTCGCGGAGCTGCTCGACGACTACGCCGCGTGCGCGGCGGAGACCGAGGAGCTGGTCCGCGGGCTCGACGACCTCGGCGTCAGCCACGCGCTGGCCCCGGCGCCGTGGAACGAGCCCGGCGCCTCGATGTCGGCGCGCCAGGTGCTCGCACACCTCATCGGCGAGACCGCGCAGCACGCCGGTCACGCCGACATCGTCCGCGAGACGATCGACGGGCGGAAGGCGATGGGCTAG
- a CDS encoding J-domain-containing protein: MPEPDRGDQFETADAESVRRDVERDDRTGRSAAAARIQHQATWVDQQVRLAMERGEFDDLPGQGKPIEDLGVEHDPDWWLKKLVERENIALLPPAIALRKEDAELEARLDAITVEREVRRELEDFNRRVVETRRQLQGGPPVVTPTRDVDAEVAAWVERRTARIEAQRAAARASAEQDPPRTWWRRLRGR, from the coding sequence ATGCCGGAGCCGGACCGGGGCGACCAGTTCGAGACGGCGGACGCGGAGTCCGTCCGCCGTGATGTGGAGCGCGACGACCGCACCGGACGCTCGGCGGCGGCCGCCCGCATCCAGCACCAGGCCACGTGGGTCGACCAGCAGGTGCGGCTGGCGATGGAGCGCGGCGAGTTCGACGACCTGCCCGGCCAGGGCAAGCCGATCGAGGACCTCGGCGTCGAGCACGACCCCGACTGGTGGCTCAAGAAGCTCGTCGAGCGCGAGAACATCGCGCTGCTCCCGCCGGCGATCGCGCTGCGCAAGGAGGACGCCGAGCTCGAGGCGCGGCTCGACGCGATCACCGTCGAGCGCGAGGTTCGGCGCGAGCTCGAGGACTTCAACCGGAGGGTCGTCGAGACCCGCCGCCAGCTGCAGGGTGGTCCGCCGGTCGTCACGCCCACTCGCGACGTCGACGCCGAGGTGGCCGCATGGGTCGAACGGCGCACGGCGCGCATCGAGGCGCAGCGCGCCGCCGCCCGCGCGAGCGCCGAGCAGGACCCGCCGCGCACCTGGTGGCGACGGCTCCGCGGCCGATGA
- a CDS encoding PspC domain-containing protein, with amino-acid sequence MEKIRTSLARQGLVRSTDRAIIGGVCAGVGRRLGLTPWVTRALFVVTLFVIPGSQILVYPLLWFLMPSEDSVEAATAYPSR; translated from the coding sequence ATGGAAAAGATCCGCACCTCCCTTGCCCGCCAGGGCCTGGTCCGCTCGACCGACCGCGCGATCATCGGCGGCGTCTGCGCCGGGGTCGGCCGCCGCCTCGGGCTCACCCCCTGGGTCACGCGGGCCCTCTTCGTGGTCACCCTGTTCGTGATCCCGGGCAGCCAGATCCTCGTCTACCCGCTCCTGTGGTTCCTGATGCCGTCCGAGGACAGCGTCGAGGCTGCCACGGCGTACCCCTCACGCTGA
- a CDS encoding MFS transporter: protein MSTTRTAAPTAVKGLAAIVGFLVMVEFASGILQGYYTPIYPQIAEHLSIHEGDINWFEAAQLIVSALCIPLLARLGDLVGHKKVLLVSTAVTALGSWWLAFAPGFTSFLLGWAVQGAYVVWLPLEIAIIHRRTRDSGRQELLTRRGAAILVGSLELAVIVGALSSGLLVDALDMNVLLALPAVVVTAVFFVILVGIEQAPGEDSGGIDWVGLGLVTVALGVLMGGLVWLRLDGPGSVRGWLTILAAVAAFAVFWRFEHRHPEPIVDVRLLSSPAQWPVQVTAFLFGIPVLGGQIPLSTYAQADPAERGYGLGAEPAFISTLIGLYVVTLAIGAFTLPLTTRLLGGVRRALVVACALVGVGYLLWIPFHDETWQALLNMGIAGLGSGALVAALPAAAAAAAPPERTGIATGMTNGTKTVGGAIASAIFAIALTATGSLDATAEKVAPLSGYLTVWTVCSGAAFLAALALLAAPRHAFSDAPEAPSAIPG, encoded by the coding sequence ATGAGCACCACCCGCACCGCCGCCCCGACCGCCGTGAAGGGCCTGGCCGCGATCGTCGGCTTCCTGGTGATGGTCGAGTTCGCCAGCGGGATCCTGCAGGGCTACTACACGCCGATCTACCCCCAGATCGCCGAGCACCTGTCGATCCACGAGGGCGACATCAACTGGTTCGAGGCGGCGCAGCTGATCGTCAGCGCGCTGTGCATCCCGCTCCTGGCGCGGCTCGGCGACCTCGTCGGCCACAAGAAGGTGCTGCTGGTCTCGACCGCCGTCACCGCGCTCGGGTCGTGGTGGCTGGCGTTCGCCCCGGGCTTCACCTCGTTCCTGCTGGGCTGGGCGGTCCAGGGCGCGTACGTCGTGTGGCTGCCGCTGGAGATCGCGATCATCCACCGCCGCACCCGCGACTCGGGCCGCCAGGAGCTGCTGACCCGGCGCGGCGCGGCGATCCTCGTCGGCTCGCTCGAGCTGGCCGTGATCGTCGGCGCGCTGTCGAGCGGGCTGCTGGTCGACGCGCTCGACATGAACGTCCTCCTCGCGCTCCCCGCGGTCGTGGTCACCGCGGTGTTCTTCGTCATCCTCGTCGGCATCGAGCAGGCGCCCGGCGAGGACTCCGGCGGCATCGACTGGGTCGGCCTCGGGCTGGTGACGGTGGCGCTCGGCGTGCTGATGGGCGGCCTGGTCTGGCTGCGCCTCGACGGGCCCGGCTCGGTGCGCGGCTGGCTCACCATCCTCGCCGCGGTCGCCGCCTTCGCGGTGTTCTGGCGCTTCGAGCACCGCCACCCCGAGCCGATCGTCGACGTCCGCCTGCTGTCCAGCCCCGCGCAGTGGCCGGTGCAGGTCACGGCGTTCCTCTTCGGCATCCCCGTCCTCGGCGGGCAGATCCCGCTGTCGACCTACGCGCAGGCCGACCCCGCCGAGCGCGGCTACGGCCTGGGCGCCGAGCCGGCCTTCATCTCCACGCTGATCGGCCTCTACGTCGTCACGCTCGCGATCGGCGCCTTCACCCTGCCGCTCACGACCCGGCTGCTCGGCGGCGTACGCCGGGCGCTCGTGGTGGCGTGCGCGCTGGTGGGCGTCGGATACCTGCTCTGGATCCCGTTCCACGACGAGACGTGGCAGGCGCTGCTCAACATGGGCATCGCGGGCCTCGGCTCCGGGGCGCTGGTCGCGGCCCTCCCCGCGGCCGCGGCCGCCGCCGCGCCTCCCGAGCGCACCGGCATCGCGACCGGCATGACCAACGGGACCAAGACGGTCGGCGGCGCCATCGCCTCGGCGATCTTCGCGATCGCCCTGACCGCGACCGGCTCGCTCGACGCGACGGCTGAGAAGGTCGCGCCGCTCAGCGGCTACCTCACCGTGTGGACGGTCTGCTCGGGCGCGGCGTTCCTGGCCGCGCTGGCGCTGCTCGCCGCGCCGAGGCACGCCTTCAGCGACGCCCCGGAGGCTCCTTCAGCGATCCCCGGCTGA
- a CDS encoding M20/M25/M40 family metallo-hydrolase, with the protein MTDRVVSALQALVRIPTVSDRDPARVDTDAFDRLLSELATQFPLLHERLELTRVGTHGLLFRWAGASADRPVVLMAHLDVVPVDPEAPWQHDAFGGEIHDSDDGPAIWGRGTLDDKGCVAAICDAVESLLEAEHTPAQDVWLSFGCDEEVSGTAAVEAVTVLRDRGVTPWLVLDEGGAIAGGAFPGVKAPLGVIGVTEKGTTSLELVAEGRGGHASTPARNGPTARLARAILNLERSPFPATAPAPTLELMRRLAPHLPMPLRPVLSPLLTRADRLAPVVTRALLAAGPEAAAMTRTTVATTTLSGSPALNVIASTAKAGLNIRVMVGDTVAGVVEHVRRAVADDSIRIDVVESGEASPVSPMDEPFELVEACIGEVFPEAVATPYVMMAATDSRHFTAISEHVYRFAPFRMTKAQRQAIHSYDEHIGVADLVDGARWYRLLIERLPS; encoded by the coding sequence ATGACCGACCGCGTGGTGTCCGCCCTGCAGGCGCTCGTCCGCATCCCGACGGTCTCCGACCGCGACCCCGCGCGCGTCGACACCGACGCCTTCGACCGCCTCCTGTCCGAGCTCGCCACGCAGTTCCCGCTGCTGCACGAGCGGCTCGAGCTCACCCGCGTCGGCACCCACGGACTGCTCTTCCGCTGGGCAGGGGCGAGTGCCGATCGACCCGTCGTGCTGATGGCCCACCTCGACGTCGTGCCGGTCGACCCCGAGGCGCCGTGGCAGCACGACGCGTTCGGCGGCGAGATCCACGACTCCGACGACGGGCCGGCGATCTGGGGTCGCGGCACGCTCGACGACAAGGGCTGCGTCGCGGCGATCTGCGACGCGGTCGAGTCGCTGCTCGAGGCCGAACACACGCCGGCGCAGGACGTCTGGCTGTCGTTCGGCTGCGACGAGGAGGTCAGCGGCACCGCGGCGGTCGAGGCCGTCACGGTGCTCCGCGACCGCGGGGTCACGCCGTGGCTGGTGCTCGACGAGGGCGGCGCGATCGCCGGCGGCGCGTTCCCCGGCGTGAAGGCTCCGCTGGGCGTCATCGGCGTCACCGAGAAGGGCACCACGTCGCTCGAGCTGGTCGCCGAGGGTCGCGGCGGCCACGCCTCGACCCCGGCCCGCAACGGGCCCACCGCGCGGCTCGCGCGGGCGATCCTCAACCTCGAGAGGTCGCCCTTCCCGGCCACCGCCCCGGCTCCGACGCTCGAGCTGATGCGACGCCTCGCGCCCCACCTCCCGATGCCGCTGCGCCCGGTCCTGTCCCCGCTGCTCACCCGCGCCGACCGGCTCGCACCCGTGGTGACCCGCGCGCTGCTCGCGGCCGGGCCCGAGGCCGCCGCGATGACCCGCACGACCGTCGCCACGACGACCCTCAGCGGCTCGCCCGCGCTCAACGTGATCGCCTCGACCGCCAAGGCCGGCCTCAACATCCGCGTCATGGTGGGCGACACCGTCGCCGGGGTGGTCGAGCACGTCCGGCGGGCGGTCGCCGACGACTCGATCCGCATCGACGTGGTCGAGTCCGGCGAGGCGTCGCCGGTCTCGCCGATGGACGAGCCGTTCGAGCTGGTCGAGGCGTGCATCGGCGAGGTGTTCCCCGAGGCGGTCGCGACGCCGTACGTGATGATGGCGGCCACCGACTCGCGCCACTTCACCGCGATCAGCGAGCACGTCTACCGCTTCGCCCCCTTCCGGATGACCAAGGCGCAGCGCCAGGCGATCCACTCCTACGACGAGCACATCGGCGTCGCCGACCTCGTCGACGGCGCCCGGTGGTACCGCCTGCTGATCGAGAGGCTTCCGTCATGA
- a CDS encoding nitroreductase family protein produces the protein MEFREVVRRRRMVRRYTDEPVDADVVDRMVEHAQRAPSAGFTQGWAFLVLDTPDDVALFWESTGAAPDTRNAWLDGMRTAPVVIVPLASKAAYLERYAQPDKGWTDRDEARWPVPYWFVDSGMAALLVLQTAVDEGLGACFFGIPAEHLGSFRTAFGVPDDHAPVGAITVGHRADRPGAAGSPARRDRRANLVHRGRWGTTVSP, from the coding sequence ATGGAGTTCCGCGAGGTCGTGCGCCGGCGCCGGATGGTGCGGCGCTACACCGACGAGCCGGTCGACGCGGACGTCGTCGACCGGATGGTCGAGCACGCGCAGCGGGCGCCGAGCGCCGGCTTCACGCAGGGGTGGGCGTTCCTGGTCCTCGACACCCCGGACGACGTGGCGCTGTTCTGGGAGTCGACCGGCGCCGCCCCCGACACCCGCAACGCCTGGCTCGACGGCATGCGGACGGCGCCGGTGGTGATCGTGCCGCTGGCGTCGAAGGCGGCCTACCTCGAGCGGTACGCCCAGCCCGACAAGGGCTGGACCGACCGCGACGAGGCACGCTGGCCGGTGCCGTACTGGTTCGTCGACAGCGGCATGGCCGCGCTGCTGGTGCTGCAGACGGCGGTCGACGAAGGCCTGGGAGCCTGCTTCTTCGGGATCCCCGCCGAACACCTCGGGTCGTTCCGCACGGCGTTCGGCGTGCCCGACGACCACGCGCCGGTCGGGGCGATCACCGTCGGTCACCGCGCCGACCGGCCCGGGGCCGCCGGGTCACCGGCCCGCCGCGATCGCCGCGCGAATCTGGTCCACCGCGGTCGGTGGGGCACTACGGTCAGCCCATGA
- a CDS encoding allantoate amidohydrolase, which translates to MPTSRGFEEMWRDLAPVGRSAVSGGYFRQPWSSAEGELRAWFAAECERRGLTVETDGIGNQVAWWEPDPLVEEGAPRPSRDPGVLAGSHLDSVLDGGAYDGPLGVVSALAAIDVLRDRGFAPSRPLGIGVFVEEEGSRFGRACLGSRLVTGATTWEQARELRDRDGVFLADAVVDAGLDPSAGLLSLDRVGTFVELHVEQGRDLVDRDVAVGLASEIWPHGRWRFDFAGQANHAGTTRMEDRHDPMLTYAMTALAANKQARLAGQRATFGRVAVEPNGTNAVPSLVTAWLDARASSDGALAELVASIERQAEDRAGRDGTTLTLTAESVSGSVAFDADLAARLAGLHGWPVIPTQAGHDAGILSDAGIPTAMVFVRNPTGVSHSPDEHAETADCLAGVEALADVLAELTSAPS; encoded by the coding sequence ATGCCCACGAGTCGCGGTTTCGAGGAGATGTGGCGCGACCTCGCGCCCGTGGGCAGGTCGGCCGTGTCCGGCGGCTACTTCCGGCAGCCGTGGTCCTCGGCCGAGGGCGAGCTGCGGGCCTGGTTCGCCGCCGAGTGCGAGCGCCGCGGCCTGACGGTCGAGACCGACGGCATCGGCAACCAGGTCGCGTGGTGGGAGCCCGACCCGCTGGTCGAGGAGGGCGCCCCGCGCCCGTCACGAGACCCCGGCGTCCTCGCCGGCTCCCACCTCGACTCCGTCCTCGACGGCGGCGCGTACGACGGCCCGCTGGGCGTCGTGTCGGCGCTCGCGGCGATCGACGTCCTTCGCGACCGCGGGTTCGCGCCGTCGCGCCCGCTCGGGATCGGTGTCTTCGTCGAGGAGGAGGGCTCGCGGTTCGGCCGCGCCTGCCTCGGATCGCGTCTGGTCACGGGCGCCACCACCTGGGAGCAGGCCCGCGAGCTCCGCGACCGCGACGGCGTGTTCCTCGCCGACGCGGTCGTCGACGCCGGGCTCGACCCGTCCGCCGGCCTGCTGTCCCTCGACCGGGTCGGCACCTTCGTCGAGCTGCACGTCGAGCAGGGCCGCGACCTCGTCGACCGTGACGTCGCGGTCGGCCTGGCCAGCGAGATCTGGCCGCACGGGCGCTGGCGCTTCGACTTCGCCGGGCAGGCCAACCACGCCGGCACCACGCGCATGGAGGACCGGCACGACCCGATGCTCACCTATGCGATGACGGCGCTCGCGGCCAACAAGCAGGCCCGCCTCGCCGGCCAGCGAGCCACCTTCGGCCGGGTCGCCGTCGAGCCCAACGGCACCAACGCCGTGCCCTCGCTCGTCACCGCCTGGCTCGACGCCCGCGCCTCCTCCGACGGCGCGCTCGCCGAGCTCGTCGCCTCGATCGAACGCCAGGCGGAGGACCGTGCCGGGCGCGACGGGACCACGCTGACCCTCACGGCGGAGTCGGTCTCGGGGTCGGTCGCGTTCGACGCGGACCTCGCGGCACGCCTCGCCGGCCTCCACGGCTGGCCCGTCATCCCGACCCAGGCCGGCCACGACGCGGGCATCCTCTCCGACGCCGGCATCCCGACCGCGATGGTCTTCGTCCGCAACCCCACCGGCGTCTCCCACTCGCCCGACGAGCACGCGGAGACCGCCGACTGCCTGGCCGGCGTCGAGGCGCTGGCCGACGTGCTGGCCGAGCTGACGAGCGCGCCCTCGTGA